The stretch of DNA GGCCAACGCGTGAAATCGGAAACAGCCTGGGGGTTCAACTTCACCGGTTATATCCAACCGACGGAAAGCGATGCTGCCTATTATCAAATCTTGTTCGGCGACGGCATCGGAAGTTATCGCGGCCTTCCCGATGTCGCCCCGACCGGTCCCACATCCGCCTTTTTGTTGCCCACGTTTGGTTGGCTGGTGGGCTACAAACACAATTGGACCGAGGAGCTGATGTCGAACTTCATCTACAGCCAAAGTCGCTTGTACCCCTCCGACTTCCAGTCACCCGATTCCTTGCGCGAGACGACGTATCTGGCCGTGAATGTGATTTGGAATCCGACGGAGCGGTTTTTTATGGGCGTCGAATACCTCTATGGAACCCGTGAAGACGTTGATGGAGGGCGGGGAGAGGCGAATCGCATCCAATCGAGTTTCGGGTTTTATTTGCCATAAGTAGTCCAATTCTTCTTCTCAGATCTGGACTCCTGCAGAAGACTGAATTCCCAAGATCGGGTCAATGCGCGACCGAAAGCTTGTCCGTTGTTCCAGCACGGCGTCATTGCACCGCTTGATCCGCGCGCCATGTATTTTATGGCAATCGCTCATCGGTTGGGGTACGATCGCTTCCGACAAGCATCGTCGACGGCAGGATTGCGTCGATTCCGATCGAGCGCATGCTAGATATGTCTTTCTGGACAAATCCCCAAATGGACAAACCCGAAATGGATAACGATGAAACGGAACGTTGGTATCGGGCAAGACTCGAAACCGACCCCGACGACGCTCAGACAATCCGCCTATTTGCGATTTTCATGCAATATACGCGGAAGGACCTTGACGAGGCAGAACGACTCTACCGGAGAGCCTTCGACGTTTCACCCACTGATGTCAAAATCATCGGGAGCCTTGCACGATTTCTTTCTTCGGTGCGAAATGAGTACAACGAAGCTGAACGTCTCTATCGGACCGGTCTCGAATTTGCCCCTGATGACGCCAGACTTAATAGCGGCTTGGCATTCCTTTTGGAACGTGCCCGGAAGGACTACGACGCCGCTGAGCATCTCTACCAGCGGTCGATCGAACTCGCTCCCAACAATAGCATGTACCAGTTCCGATTCGCTGAATTCCTCCATCATGTGCGCAAGGATTACACCGCGGCGGAATCATTCTACCGTAAAGCTGTCTCTCTCCGTCCCGACGACGAATATCTCAACGGCCAACTCGCGGGATTTTTATATCATGTGCGGAAAGACCTTCAGGATGCGGGGCTGTTCTATCGCGCGGCACTGGAACTCGACCCCAACAATCCTAACACCATCGACGACTATGCCTCGGCCCTCCTCGAAAATGGGCAGGTCACCGAGGCGGCGGCGATTGTCGATCGCGCTTGCGAGATAAACCAACAAGCCAATTCTCAAGCGGGAGCGATCGCCGTTCTGTATCAGTCGCTGATTCGTCGGTTGAGCCAAGAGGACGATCAAGCCTCGTTGGGAACTCTAAAGTCGCTCTTGGCAGTTGGCTTCACTCGTTATTCCGGTGAGCTGGAAAGTCACCTCACCTCCCTTACTACCAAGCTGTGTCCGCAAGACCAAACTCTGTACGAGACTCTCGGGGCAGCAATTCTTGACGAACAAAAAGTGGGCGATCTGGAGACCACCGAACGCTGGCAACAAATCCAATCACTGCCACCGAATTCGCCAACCTCGTAGGTCATGCTGTACATGACGAAACGAAGTGAGACCCTCTACTGACTATCAATCAGGTAGCTGCTCGACTTGCCGAGCAGTTAGAATTTAAAATCCAAATCGTCCGCTCCGCTTTCCGGGACGGTGACTTCGAGCGTCGATGTCTTCTCTGTCGCAAATTCAGCCGGAAGGATCTCGGTGGCTACCTTATAGTAGCTGGGCTCTTCTTCCGTATGGTGCTTGGTTTTTTTCTGGACATACTCACTTTTACGGACAGTCACAACGTGTTTGCCGGCAACGGCGCCGTCGTTGTCTTCATAGGTCGTGACGTAATACCGCCCATCCTCATCCGTCATGCCTTGAGCGGAGATGCTCTTTCTGACCGAGTGGAATATCACGGTGGCCCCTTCAACCGGCTGGCCGTCGAGTGTGACGACTCCCGAAGCGGGATAGACCGTTTCACGGGCTTCGACCCATTCATCCGTTCCACTACCACAACCAGCTAAGAAGAGTAGTGCACCGACGACAATCAATTGGAATTTTTGAATTCGTTTCATCATGATTCCTCAAACAAAAAGGGTGCCGTGTCGCGAAGCAATACGGCACCCACTATTTTAAACAAACCCATCCATTTTCGTTTAGAATTCTTGCGTTACTTCTCCGCCTTGCATCGTTCCCAATGCACCCCAGACGCCATACGGGCTGATCCCGGAGGTGACTTCAAGGGCACCTTGGTCGCCGGTGTCGATGTTTTCGTTGATGAAACGCACCGAGCCATCGGCCAAACAGGTGAATACGCCGCCGGTATGGCGACTTGACGGTGGAAACATTCCACCCGCCCAGTGGCTATCGGCTTCCTGGCAGGAAGGACCGTTCGGAGGCAGCATCGTATTAAACCGCGTAAAGATCGAAGCTCCATCATTCCAACGCGCGCCCCGGTAACCATCGTCAGTATTGATCGGGACCGCCGGTAGGAATTCACCATCGACAAATTGCGCCCGACAGTTGGCGGGCGTGTCCGTGGGGGCGCCGCCAATGTCCGCCACACGTCCCAAATCCCGGTCACCAAGAGGTGTCGCATGTTCGGACATCATGAGTGTGTTCGACGTGCCGTCGACGACGTCGCGGATTTGATTGAAGGATTGCTTGGAGAAGATTCCCCGCGCATTCGTGCAGTCACGACCATCCGACAGTTCATCAAATGAACACATCAGTTCGGATCCGTCACCCGAGCAGAAGTTGTAATTGGTCATCGCTTCACCGCCCGATCCGCCATTGAGCCGGTTTCCGTCCGAAGGACATTTCAATGCGGCAATCTGGTTGGCCCAATAAGCGGCGCCGCTCCAAGGTGCGGATGGTGCCGCTGTGTAGGCGTTGTGCAGGTTGGCTTGATCATAGTAGGGCATCAAGTCCACAAAGGCACTAATGCGGTGCCGTCCGGTCGTTGCGGTCGGGCAATCACTCGATGACCGGCAACCCGATCCCGTAGTCCCCCCTGGGAATCGCCTGTAAACGTCGTGATAGTTGTGGATCGCCAGTCCAAACTGCTTGAGGTTATTTCGGCACGTCGTTCGGCGAGCTGCCTCCCGCGCCTGTTGGACCGCCGGGAGCAACAAGGCAATCAAAATAGCAATGATGGCGATGACCACCAAGAGCTCGATCAGTGTAAAACCACGTTTCCGATTGCGCACGCTTACCATAGGGAACCTCCGGATTTCTTGAAAAGAAAACTCAGATAGAGAATAACGAGTCGCGTCTCGAAGGCTTGACCGACAAGGTGTCTACAGTTAGCGAATCAGGGAGCGACTCCGAACCTGCAACCTATTCGGTCTCTGGCCAAAGATCAACAAAAACTCACTATTTTCTGCAGGATTAACACTTCATTAACCAAGCAGTTGGCGTGCTTCATGCCGGTTACGCAAGGCAAGGGCGTAGGCCATGCTGTGCATGACGAAACGACATTGGACGTCCTGGGCACATGCGCCAGGCGGCTGACTGGTTTGCTCTTATACGCGCCGCTCGTTCCAATTCCGTGCGCACTTGCAGCGAAGTTGAGTTTGGGGATGAGGGGAAATGAAGTCGTTATTGATTCGGCTTCGATGCTGGTTTTTGTTTGATCTTGGCTGCTTTTGCCGTAAAATCGAACACGGCGTTGATCTGAAAACCGGATTGCAGCAAATACGTTTCCAAGTCAGGCATTCCGGGATGCGATTGCAACCTGTACTTGTATTTGTCCGTCCCCACCGGGATCACCGAGTTGAACTTCCAAAACGACTTCTCGAACCAGTGGTCAAGTTCCTCCTCATTCCGCCGTCCGTCACGCCACCCGATGTCAAACATTCGCAACCTGAACTCCACACGCCAATTCGGATCGAGCTTGACGTCATCGACAAAACAGGTTTCCGCGGCCGGTAGATCGCTCCCCGACTCATTCCACAAATAGTATGTGCCGACAAACCTGTCACCCTCATAAAAATCAAGACAATACTGTTTGATGATGTTATCAGTCTCGATGTTTTTGACGCGGTGAGCTGTACGATAATCGATCCTGAAGAATGGACGGTCCCCCTGCATCCACATCGAAAAGTCCCCTTTGATAGCTTTTCTAGTGGGTGACCTGTCCGTCTCGGCGGCTTTGGAAATACCAATGAAAATTGAAACCATGGAAATGCCGATTAGAAACGAACGCATTGAATTTCTCGCAATTTGGTATTCAAAAGGTATCCGTCCCGTAGGTCGTGCTGTGCATGACGATATTCTGTTAGTGATCCATTGGCACCATGAAAAATAGCGGCTGCATGATTAACGCTGCTACTCAGTTTCGCTTTGTGGTTTAGAAAGCTGTACGTCCCCAAACGTGATGAAAACGTACGAACTTCCGGTGGGGCCGCGATAGACGCCTTGCGATTCACACAGCTTCGCGGCCAATGCTGCCATGGTCCAGGCATCCTTTTCCGTCCCCGTCCACTTGCGGGTCGTTAATCGCTCCACATTGTTTGTTTCGCCATATTCCTTCACTTTGAGCGAATCAGCTTTCAGACTGTCCAAAATCGACGGATTGTCCCAAGCCCACAGCCAGGTATTGTCGTTGGTGCTAAACGAACCGATGATTTGAGCCGGCGCAACCGCTTCGGTGCCGTCGGCGTTGGAGAATTTGAGCATGCCTGTTTCTTGGTCGAGATTCCACCCATCAAACGTCCCCAAGCCCCAGGCTTCATTCGCTTCTGTCTTGGCGGACAATTCTTCCAAACTCGCGTCCAGAAACTCGCGGAACTCTTTCGATTCAGACGCAGACAGATTAGCGGTTTGATTCGAACCGCAACCAAGTACCGTCACCAACAATAAAATACTCACGATGCAGCAGGGGATTTGTTTGAACATTCTATTTCCAATTTTTATTTTAAATGGCGGAGATTTATTGGTTGGGATTATCAGTGGGACGCTGTTTATATTCGCCCGACTCAAGCATTTGTTTTAGACCGTAATAGAGCGGAGAAAAGAAATCAGTTTCACCAGAATCGATTCGCTTTTCGATGCTGTCGAACGGAAATGCCATGACCTCAACGCCTTTTGCTCGGATCGCAAATGAGGTGCCAAATGTATTCGTCACGCGGACCCATTCCATATCAAAATCCTGAACACATTTCTCACCGAACAAAGCACCAAGAATTTCCACAATCTGGGTGCGGGAATGCCGTTTCTCTCCCCGCTTCATCCATTCGGCAAAGGCTACGTCCATGTCCTTGACATCCGAGTCGGATGCCTCGCTCAAATAGGCGGAAATCAACTCCGGCCCCTGCCCGGCGAGGATCTTGAATTTCTTCCGCTCGTCATCGGTGACCAGACTCACCTCTTGGGGGACGGTTTCAAGTTCCGTCTTATGTGCGGTGGCGGGACCAGCTGGTGTTTGAATTGTGACCGGCTCGGGTTCACCAGCATTCTCAGAACATCCGGTCCCAGCAAGCAATACCATTAACGGCCAAATCTTTCGCATTGTGTCCTCATTCGCAAACGCTCGAGTTCAAACTGAAATACGCCATTTGCCGTCTGTCGCTTTGCGTATTCGAACCCAGGGCGCGCGTCGAGTCAAGCAGATTCCTAGACGAAACAAACTTCACCAAATCGCATTCCCTGGCGGAGCTTGCGTATCAGGGGAGAAGCGGAGCAATGTAACGGACGGTTTGACTCTCATCTCAACGATTTCACACTCGGAATCAGCGCCGCAATCTGATACCGTAGGAGCCAACGTCTTGTGGTGCTCGTTTTCCAATTGTTTATTATTCGTTCAGGAACCCCGCCTACCATGGCTGATTCGCATGCCGATGAAGTCGCTGCTATTCGCGCTCGGATTCGTGGAACTGGGTTGCGGAGCACTTCCGCGCGGATTGCCGTGTTGCAACATCTGCAAGCCGCCTCCGCACCATTGACGCATGCGGAAATCGCCACAGAACTTGTTCCACAAGGCTTCGATAAAGCGACCGTCTATCGCAACCTCATCGACCTGACCGATGCGGGGATTGTGTCGCGGTCCGAATTGGGCGATCACGTTTGGCGGTTCGAGGTCCGCGGCGAGGGAGCCGGGCACGATGGCGAACATCCGCACTTTGTCTGCGTCTCTTGCGGGTCAGTCACCTGCCTGGGCGATGTAAAAATCACGCCCACCAAGAAAAAAGAGTGGGCCGATATCGCCGACATTAGCGAAGTGCTGCTGAAAGGGCATTGCGTGAACTGCGCCTAAGGGCAGGGCGTGTTATTCGCCTGCGGCCAATTCGAGTTTGCCCTCAACGAAATCCAGCTCCACCAGTTTGCGCACAAATTCGCGAGCCAACGGCCCGGCGGCGTGGCCACCCGATCCCGCGTGTTGCAACACCACCACAAACGCAACTTGTGGTTGTTCAGCTGGTGCGTATCCGGCAAACCATGCATGGTCCGCACGATTGGCACCGACTTCGGCGGTCCCCGTTTTTCCGGCAATCGCTACGCCCGGCAAGCGGACCGTTTTATATCCCGTTCCGTGCCGTTCCTCGACGACACGCACCAGACCGGCGTGAATTTGTTCCAAGGTTTCACCCTTCAGACCCGCCACGCGTTGCGGATTTCTGACTGTCCAATCGTACTCGGATTCAGAATCGTTGCCCGCTGCATGAATCGACCCGACATGGCTGACCAGATGTGGCGTGACCAGATATCCGCCATTGGCCACGACAGCCATCAAGCGGGCAATCTGCAGCGGCGTCACCGTTAACGAGGATTGACCGATGGCCAGTCCTAAGGTGTCGGCCACTTGCCAACGTCCATTCCGTCCACTGCCCGACTTCAATGTGGGAAGATGGCCGCCCCGTTCGCCCGGCAAGTCAATCCCCGTTGGTTGCCCGAATCCCAGCCGAGCGGCCCAGTCCACAATCGGCTGCGGTCCGCTGCGTCGTGCGGCGGAGTAGAAATAAACGTTGCAAGACTGCTCCAGCGCCGCCTGTAAATCGATGTGACCATGCCCTACGCCATAATGCCGGAAGATATAGCAACGATGATGCTCCGGATCATCGAGATACCCCTGGCAAAAGAAATCTTGGTGCACACCGATCGCACCACTTTCTAGCACCGCCGCGGCTGTCAATGTTTTAAAGACCGATCCGGGGGGCAGCGTCATGCGTGTTACCCGTGGTAAAAAGGGGCTGCGCTGATCCTTCCGGGCGGCTTCAAAGACTTCCTGGTCCCCTTGAGCCAACAGGTCCAGATCAAACCGCGGCGCTGAGGCCGCTGCCAAGATGGCTCCGGAGTGCACATCCAACGCCACAATCGCGCCGCCGGCGGGAATCGGCAACTCATCCTTTTCTTCTTCGTCCGTTTGCGTGGGGCGACGATTCAATGCCGCGTCCAGCAGTTGTTCCGCATGACGTTGCAGCCGCGTGTCCAACGTCAAGTTGATGTCCGGACGCACCATCGGTTTGCGTTCAATTTCGGTGCGAATAATTTCCCCACGGTGGCTCAGATACCTCCGTCGCTGCCCCCGCAATCCATGCAACTGCCGTTCATAGACTCGCTCGATTCCTGTTTTCCCAATTCGGTCCCCCGTCCGGTAGTCCAACGGATCGGCCGAGCCGAAACGTGCTTTCCGCTCTGCCAATGCCTCGCCGCTGATCGGTTGGCGATAACCGATGACGTGTGCCGCCAATTCTCCGTGTGGATAACGTCGCCGCGTCGACTCGACCAGCTTCAGCCCGGGAAACCGTTCCGGGTGCGCTTCGATGTGCATCCCACGTTTCAGGTCGATTTCAAACAGGATCGTATGATAGTCCTGTTGTTCCCGCACAATAATCGGATCGAGACGTCCGCGATCCGGAGCTGTCGTCAACGCCTTCACAAAGGCGTTCCAGCCACGTTGCCAAGCAGATTGGCCGGATGGCTCCGACGTCGAAGCAGTCTCCGACGCCTGTTCCTCCTCAAATCGCTCAGCACGACGTTTTTCAACCAACTCAACAATCCGTTCCACACGTCGTTGGATGTCGCCTCTGCGCTGGGTGAGAACCGTTTCATCCATCCCGCTCAGCGCCGCCAATTCCTTCCACATGCGTTTTTGCTGCGCTAGGACTTCCCGCTCAGCGGCTTCCACAAGTTGCGTGTCGCGACGCTGTCCACGCGTGAGCCGTTCGCGGGCCTTCATCCGCAACCATTTGGGATCGGGAGGAGATTCCAGCCAGCGATAATACGCCGCCACTTGAAAATAGCCGACATCCTGGGCCAGAACTTGTCCATCCGCGCTGACAATCCGTGCATCCCGACTGGGCATCGATTCAACGGTTTCACGGATCGTGGCGAAGTCTTGTTGATACCCATCGGCCAAGTGAACCTGTAAATAGGCCACGCGGGCGATCACGATCGACAACAACACGAACACCCCGGCGAACAGACCCCACAATCTCCCGCGCGGATTTTCGTCAGCTGTCCAGGCGGAACTCGCCGAGGATCTCGTCGTATCAAAACTAGTGACACGATTCCGCATGATTGGTGTATTGGGTTTCCACATGGTTACCAGGGGATCGCCGGTCGACTCCACTGCCGGTCCTGCGCCTCATGCCCAGTGAGGTGTCGTGTGCCGCGGAGTAGGATGTTGTGCGCTAAAATCGAGGCTGTCGCAATCGCGAAGGTGTAGAGTGCATTGCCGGCCCACAAAACCCCCAACTGTTGAGCATGCTCGACCAACCTCCGCAACGGCCAATTGGCTGCGATCTCGATCCCACACAGCAAGACCACCGCCGCTGCGGCCGTGAGAAGAATTCGCATAGGCGAAATCGTTTTTCGTGGCTCCACACGTTGGAGTAAGAAGCCCACCAAGGTAAAGCCAATGAGGTTGATCCCCACAGGTCCCGTCCCCATCGCATCAACCGCCAGTCCCCAAACCGCGGCGCCGCAGACCGCCCATTGCGATCGCCGCCGATAAAAACAGGGCACGCACAGCGCGATCAGTAGATTGGGTGTGAACGGACCGAGAGCAATCGACGGGCTGAGCGTCGTTTGCAAAACCAGTAGAACATACGTCCCGATCACCCAAAACAGTATCTGCACGCGAATTCCTTTTCCAACTTGCGAACGTACAACAAACAATCTGTCAGTGCGTCTTTTGGCATGGAGTACCGAATACGACGGCAAGCCGTCGGTTTGGGAATTGAAGTGCGACGTCTTTGAATCTGTGTTTTATCTGTGTTCAATCTGTGGCTAATAACATCGTCATCTGAGAATCGGCTCCGCTGCGTGAGTTTATTGTGCCATCATTCGCAGCGGGTTGAGGCTTTGACGCAACACATGCACACTGCGTAGCGCATCAAGATTGCCCGCTGGTTCGATGAGGATGTCCCATTCCACCGCACCGGGTCGCAGTTCTGCTTCAATCACTCGTCCGTAAAACATGGGGTGGGGCAGGGCACCGTCTCCCTGGACGGAAAAGACCAAATCGCCCACGCTGACCAATTGCGTCGCCTCGATGGACCGCAGCCGACAATGCGCCGCTCCGTCACCTTCTAAACGCCCCGCAGCGCCCCAAAGCATGCCGCGATCTGATTTGCGCGCCAGCCGCGCTAATGCCTGATATTCCGGATCGGTGATCAGACGAATTGAACTGGTCCAACGCCCGACCGTATCAACTCGTCCAATCACGTTCCGCGCGCTATAGACATCCTGTCCGGCTTCAATCCCTGTCGTTGCACCCTGATCCAACAACGGTTGCTCGCCATCTAAAACGTACGCCAACGGATCCACGGCATCGCGATTTCCGACATCGATGGCTACCGCTTGACGCAGGTGATCGGCCGTTTTTTTGCTCAACACATTCGCACTTAACAAATTGGGGACAACCAACGGCAGACTGCCCCGCTTGGCGATAGGAATTCGCAGCTCCGCCTGCAATGTGTCGCGTTCCTGTTGCAGCGTAGCATTCTCGGCCAGCAATTTTCTTTCCCGCAATTCCGCACTGGCGAGATCTTGCCGTACCTGTTCCAACTCCGCGTATTCCTCGGCTTGGAATTGTGGAGCGGATTGCCAATCACGCACGCGCTGTTGCACGTCCACCAGAATGCGTTGTCCCGGTCTGAGCAGATCACGAAACGGACTGCGCAGCGCTGCTGCGGTCGACGCCGGTGATGCCGCCAGCACCAACCCGCCCAGGCAGAGCAGGCCCGCTGGCCAAATCGCGATATGTGAACGTTTCTGTCGCACGCCTAGAGACCGCTCCCTTTGCTCCCGGATTACTCGTCACCGGCATCCAGGCTTTCGCGCCATTTCGCCAAATGCTCGACACAAATTGCCGTCCCGCGGGCGACGGTTGTCAGCGGGTCGTCAATCACCCGGACGGGGATTCCCAATTGTTCGTTCATCAACGAATCAATACCCCGCAGCAACGCGCCGCCGCCGGTGAGGACCAATCCATTATCCACCAGATCCGAAACCAATTCTGGATCACATTGTTCGATTACGTTTTTCACACCGGCGATGATTTTTTCCAACGGATCGAGCAACGCCTGCCGGATTTCTTCACTGGTCACCATCGCCTTACGCGGGACGCCGCTGATTGTGTCCAGCCCACGCACATCGTGTGTCAATTCTTGTTCGAGCGGATAAGCGTTCCCCAGACCAATTTTGAGTTTCTCAGCGGTCTGCATGCCGATTTTGAGGGAAAAGTGCCGTTTCATGTAGTCGACGATCGCCGCATCCATTTCGTCGCCGGCCACTTTGAGTGACGTTCCCGCCACGATGTCGGACAGGCTCATCACGGCAACTTCGGTCGTTCCCCCGCCTATGTCGCAAATCATGCTGGCCATCGGTTCGGCAATGGGCAGGCCCGCTCCGATACAGGCGGCCGTTGGTTCTGGAATCACATACACGCGCCCCGCACCGGCGCGTTCGGCGCTGTTGAAAACTGCGCGGCGTTCAACCGGAGTAATCCCCGCGGGAACCGCAATCACCACGCGGGGACGCAACCCACGGCGTTGTCGACTCGCCTTACGCATGAAATACCGCATCATCGCTTCGCACAGTTCAAAATCGGTGATCACACCATCTTGCAACGGGCGGGCGGCGACGATCGAATCGGGGGTCCGTCCCAACATCTGTCGCGCGAGTTTCCCAACAGCCGTACCTTGCCCCAGAACGCGGCGTGTTCCCTTTTGCAGGGCAACAACAGACGGTTCGTTGACGACGATCCCTTCACCGGGCACTGCCACCAATGTATTGACCGTGCCGAGATCAATGGCCAGGTCTGGGCAGGCCCATCTGCGAAATCTATCGAGCATCCGTACTCTTAGGCGGGGTCAGGAGCGGCGTGACGTGCGGGCAGAGAAGGGGGGATTCCCGCGCGTCGCCACATTGAATTTCGGAAGGTTACGCAACGACGTCGTCCGCAACCTGTGCACTTTGTGCTGTCCAATCTGTAAATCAAAGCCGTCACGTGACTTGCAAGTCCGCAATTTGTACCGCTTGTCTCGAATTCTCGCAAGATG from Symmachiella dynata encodes:
- the mreC gene encoding rod shape-determining protein MreC, whose product is MRQKRSHIAIWPAGLLCLGGLVLAASPASTAAALRSPFRDLLRPGQRILVDVQQRVRDWQSAPQFQAEEYAELEQVRQDLASAELRERKLLAENATLQQERDTLQAELRIPIAKRGSLPLVVPNLLSANVLSKKTADHLRQAVAIDVGNRDAVDPLAYVLDGEQPLLDQGATTGIEAGQDVYSARNVIGRVDTVGRWTSSIRLITDPEYQALARLARKSDRGMLWGAAGRLEGDGAAHCRLRSIEATQLVSVGDLVFSVQGDGALPHPMFYGRVIEAELRPGAVEWDILIEPAGNLDALRSVHVLRQSLNPLRMMAQ
- a CDS encoding DUF3806 domain-containing protein, translated to MRKIWPLMVLLAGTGCSENAGEPEPVTIQTPAGPATAHKTELETVPQEVSLVTDDERKKFKILAGQGPELISAYLSEASDSDVKDMDVAFAEWMKRGEKRHSRTQIVEILGALFGEKCVQDFDMEWVRVTNTFGTSFAIRAKGVEVMAFPFDSIEKRIDSGETDFFSPLYYGLKQMLESGEYKQRPTDNPNQ
- a CDS encoding tetratricopeptide repeat protein; this encodes MDNDETERWYRARLETDPDDAQTIRLFAIFMQYTRKDLDEAERLYRRAFDVSPTDVKIIGSLARFLSSVRNEYNEAERLYRTGLEFAPDDARLNSGLAFLLERARKDYDAAEHLYQRSIELAPNNSMYQFRFAEFLHHVRKDYTAAESFYRKAVSLRPDDEYLNGQLAGFLYHVRKDLQDAGLFYRAALELDPNNPNTIDDYASALLENGQVTEAAAIVDRACEINQQANSQAGAIAVLYQSLIRRLSQEDDQASLGTLKSLLAVGFTRYSGELESHLTSLTTKLCPQDQTLYETLGAAILDEQKVGDLETTERWQQIQSLPPNSPTS
- a CDS encoding penicillin-binding transpeptidase domain-containing protein encodes the protein MWKPNTPIMRNRVTSFDTTRSSASSAWTADENPRGRLWGLFAGVFVLLSIVIARVAYLQVHLADGYQQDFATIRETVESMPSRDARIVSADGQVLAQDVGYFQVAAYYRWLESPPDPKWLRMKARERLTRGQRRDTQLVEAAEREVLAQQKRMWKELAALSGMDETVLTQRRGDIQRRVERIVELVEKRRAERFEEEQASETASTSEPSGQSAWQRGWNAFVKALTTAPDRGRLDPIIVREQQDYHTILFEIDLKRGMHIEAHPERFPGLKLVESTRRRYPHGELAAHVIGYRQPISGEALAERKARFGSADPLDYRTGDRIGKTGIERVYERQLHGLRGQRRRYLSHRGEIIRTEIERKPMVRPDINLTLDTRLQRHAEQLLDAALNRRPTQTDEEEKDELPIPAGGAIVALDVHSGAILAAASAPRFDLDLLAQGDQEVFEAARKDQRSPFLPRVTRMTLPPGSVFKTLTAAAVLESGAIGVHQDFFCQGYLDDPEHHRCYIFRHYGVGHGHIDLQAALEQSCNVYFYSAARRSGPQPIVDWAARLGFGQPTGIDLPGERGGHLPTLKSGSGRNGRWQVADTLGLAIGQSSLTVTPLQIARLMAVVANGGYLVTPHLVSHVGSIHAAGNDSESEYDWTVRNPQRVAGLKGETLEQIHAGLVRVVEERHGTGYKTVRLPGVAIAGKTGTAEVGANRADHAWFAGYAPAEQPQVAFVVVLQHAGSGGHAAGPLAREFVRKLVELDFVEGKLELAAGE
- a CDS encoding Fur family transcriptional regulator; the encoded protein is MADSHADEVAAIRARIRGTGLRSTSARIAVLQHLQAASAPLTHAEIATELVPQGFDKATVYRNLIDLTDAGIVSRSELGDHVWRFEVRGEGAGHDGEHPHFVCVSCGSVTCLGDVKITPTKKKEWADIADISEVLLKGHCVNCA
- a CDS encoding carboxypeptidase-like regulatory domain-containing protein — encoded protein: MMKRIQKFQLIVVGALLFLAGCGSGTDEWVEARETVYPASGVVTLDGQPVEGATVIFHSVRKSISAQGMTDEDGRYYVTTYEDNDGAVAGKHVVTVRKSEYVQKKTKHHTEEEPSYYKVATEILPAEFATEKTSTLEVTVPESGADDLDFKF
- the mreD gene encoding rod shape-determining protein MreD → MQILFWVIGTYVLLVLQTTLSPSIALGPFTPNLLIALCVPCFYRRRSQWAVCGAAVWGLAVDAMGTGPVGINLIGFTLVGFLLQRVEPRKTISPMRILLTAAAAVVLLCGIEIAANWPLRRLVEHAQQLGVLWAGNALYTFAIATASILAHNILLRGTRHLTGHEAQDRQWSRPAIPW
- a CDS encoding rod shape-determining protein produces the protein MLDRFRRWACPDLAIDLGTVNTLVAVPGEGIVVNEPSVVALQKGTRRVLGQGTAVGKLARQMLGRTPDSIVAARPLQDGVITDFELCEAMMRYFMRKASRQRRGLRPRVVIAVPAGITPVERRAVFNSAERAGAGRVYVIPEPTAACIGAGLPIAEPMASMICDIGGGTTEVAVMSLSDIVAGTSLKVAGDEMDAAIVDYMKRHFSLKIGMQTAEKLKIGLGNAYPLEQELTHDVRGLDTISGVPRKAMVTSEEIRQALLDPLEKIIAGVKNVIEQCDPELVSDLVDNGLVLTGGGALLRGIDSLMNEQLGIPVRVIDDPLTTVARGTAICVEHLAKWRESLDAGDE
- a CDS encoding DUF6882 domain-containing protein, with the translated sequence MFKQIPCCIVSILLLVTVLGCGSNQTANLSASESKEFREFLDASLEELSAKTEANEAWGLGTFDGWNLDQETGMLKFSNADGTEAVAPAQIIGSFSTNDNTWLWAWDNPSILDSLKADSLKVKEYGETNNVERLTTRKWTGTEKDAWTMAALAAKLCESQGVYRGPTGSSYVFITFGDVQLSKPQSETE
- a CDS encoding DUF1559 domain-containing protein, whose product is MVSVRNRKRGFTLIELLVVIAIIAILIALLLPAVQQAREAARRTTCRNNLKQFGLAIHNYHDVYRRFPGGTTGSGCRSSSDCPTATTGRHRISAFVDLMPYYDQANLHNAYTAAPSAPWSGAAYWANQIAALKCPSDGNRLNGGSGGEAMTNYNFCSGDGSELMCSFDELSDGRDCTNARGIFSKQSFNQIRDVVDGTSNTLMMSEHATPLGDRDLGRVADIGGAPTDTPANCRAQFVDGEFLPAVPINTDDGYRGARWNDGASIFTRFNTMLPPNGPSCQEADSHWAGGMFPPSSRHTGGVFTCLADGSVRFINENIDTGDQGALEVTSGISPYGVWGALGTMQGGEVTQEF